The following coding sequences are from one Leptospira mayottensis 200901116 window:
- a CDS encoding MIP/aquaporin family protein, which translates to MLSPVLGEFLGTFVLILLGNGVVAGVLLERSKSKDGGWIVITAGWAFAVMIGIFTSNAFGSSDAHLNPAVTLAFAIKTGDYSKLALYIPAQVAGAFFGAVFNYLHYLPHWKETKDQGKILAVFSTEPAISHVVSNFFSEFLGTFLLILGIVSIFSPTMQGLNIHFGTFLVGILVWSIGLSMGGTTGYAINPARDLGPRLAHSILPISSKGPSNWKYAWLPVIAPLSGATCAGFLLGYLKV; encoded by the coding sequence ATGTTATCGCCTGTTTTGGGAGAATTTTTGGGAACTTTCGTCCTAATTCTTTTGGGCAACGGAGTTGTGGCCGGAGTTCTGCTTGAAAGAAGCAAATCTAAAGACGGAGGTTGGATCGTAATCACCGCTGGTTGGGCCTTTGCGGTAATGATTGGAATTTTCACTTCAAACGCATTCGGAAGTTCGGACGCTCATCTCAATCCCGCGGTAACGCTCGCGTTTGCTATCAAAACCGGCGATTATTCTAAATTAGCGTTATATATTCCCGCACAAGTTGCAGGAGCTTTTTTCGGCGCAGTTTTCAATTACTTACATTACCTTCCTCATTGGAAGGAAACAAAGGATCAGGGAAAAATCCTCGCGGTTTTTTCTACGGAACCGGCAATTTCGCATGTCGTGTCCAATTTTTTCAGCGAGTTCTTAGGCACCTTCTTGCTCATTCTCGGAATCGTTTCTATTTTCTCTCCTACGATGCAGGGTTTAAATATACATTTCGGAACGTTTCTCGTGGGAATTCTTGTTTGGAGCATCGGACTTTCCATGGGAGGAACCACAGGTTACGCAATCAATCCCGCAAGAGATCTCGGGCCGAGACTCGCTCATTCCATTTTGCCGATCTCCAGTAAAGGTCCCTCGAATTGGAAATACGCGTGGTTGCCAGTAATAGCTCCTCTCAGCGGCGCCACCTGCGCTGGTTTTTTACTTGGGTATTTGAAAGTTTAA
- a CDS encoding SpoIIE family protein phosphatase, whose amino-acid sequence MNYYLFFPMTAFIANTMFIAFVYARRTSNPIIRSYLLYTIVLDAWLFTYAFGWSFPPTPWMTWAFKILSITWLPLGALYLEFVFTFLNRKPGIFLWLFRIGTPISYLIILSTDWVIQGSIHYYWGNEGEPGPLYFFIIFNFVALPALIGLGVLTKSFFVSGKDQKKQTGLAILGSMFAIFLSFYSEIIQVDDQGRMLSMPLTPIGILIQSFLIFTAITRYGFLRINVEGLAADLFRDIHDGMILVKQDRSLFFMNESAIGILGISNNTPSYFYPSDFLKGYRESPDYLSKEYEPIFNVNCRGVELTRSHIELTGKENGYLYILRDISEKIESREKIERFYSDFNKDLEIAKIAQTSAISTIFPESSKYKFYSHFQPFELVGGDFLRAIERSDGKLDVLFADVSGHGISSAMVTGMLSISFQLVIETNQTPKEALEKIQTLLLNAVLNHHVSAIYFSFDPNTNILEYSYAGHHPILIFRDGEIIPLRGAGRILLITPETELNNYTFQLKKGDILFLYSDCLFEVRNPEGEILGYENFMLKMHEISVYTPVNILKTCIGQALAFGNGKLTDDLTILILEIL is encoded by the coding sequence ATGAATTATTATCTCTTTTTTCCCATGACGGCTTTCATTGCAAACACGATGTTCATCGCATTTGTATATGCAAGACGTACAAGCAACCCGATCATCCGCTCTTATTTACTTTATACGATCGTTTTAGATGCTTGGCTTTTCACGTACGCATTCGGTTGGTCCTTTCCTCCGACACCTTGGATGACTTGGGCTTTTAAAATTCTCTCGATCACTTGGCTTCCTCTTGGCGCGCTTTATTTGGAATTTGTTTTTACTTTTCTAAACAGAAAACCTGGAATTTTTCTTTGGCTTTTTAGGATCGGAACTCCGATTTCGTATCTAATCATTCTTTCCACAGACTGGGTCATTCAGGGAAGCATTCATTATTATTGGGGTAATGAAGGCGAGCCCGGTCCTTTGTATTTTTTCATCATTTTCAACTTTGTCGCGCTTCCCGCCCTCATCGGTTTGGGAGTTTTAACCAAATCCTTTTTCGTTTCGGGAAAAGATCAAAAAAAACAAACCGGATTGGCTATCCTAGGTTCCATGTTTGCGATATTCCTGAGTTTTTATTCCGAAATCATTCAAGTGGACGACCAAGGAAGAATGTTATCCATGCCTTTGACTCCAATCGGAATTTTGATCCAGTCTTTTCTGATTTTTACAGCAATTACGAGATACGGATTTTTAAGAATCAACGTAGAGGGACTCGCAGCGGATTTGTTTCGAGACATTCACGACGGAATGATTTTGGTCAAACAAGATCGATCTCTTTTTTTTATGAACGAATCAGCAATTGGAATATTAGGAATTTCGAATAATACCCCTTCCTACTTTTATCCTTCCGATTTTTTAAAAGGATATCGAGAAAGTCCGGATTATCTTTCCAAAGAGTACGAACCCATTTTCAATGTCAATTGTAGAGGAGTTGAGCTCACAAGATCGCACATAGAATTGACGGGAAAAGAAAACGGATACCTTTATATTCTGAGAGATATCAGTGAAAAAATAGAATCCAGAGAAAAAATAGAGCGTTTTTATTCCGATTTTAACAAAGACTTGGAAATAGCAAAAATCGCGCAAACTTCCGCGATTTCCACAATATTTCCGGAAAGTTCAAAATATAAATTCTATTCCCACTTTCAACCGTTCGAACTAGTAGGCGGAGATTTTTTGCGGGCCATAGAACGTTCCGACGGAAAACTAGACGTTCTTTTTGCGGATGTCTCGGGACACGGAATTTCTTCCGCCATGGTTACTGGAATGTTGTCCATCTCCTTCCAGTTGGTCATAGAAACAAATCAAACTCCGAAAGAAGCTCTGGAAAAAATCCAAACCTTACTTTTAAATGCGGTATTAAACCACCATGTTTCCGCAATTTATTTCTCATTCGACCCAAACACAAATATATTAGAATACTCTTATGCAGGTCATCATCCGATTTTGATTTTTAGGGACGGTGAAATCATTCCTCTAAGAGGCGCAGGTAGAATTCTGTTGATTACCCCGGAAACGGAATTGAACAATTATACTTTCCAACTTAAAAAAGGAGATATTTTATTCCTTTATTCGGATTGTCTTTTCGAAGTGAGAAATCCTGAAGGAGAAATACTCGGGTACGAAAATTTCATGCTGAAAATGCACGAAATTTCGGTTTATACTCCCGTCAACATTCTCAAAACCTGCATAGGCCAAGCCCTGGCCTTCGGTAATGGAAAACTCACGGATGATTTGACGATTTTGATTTTGGAGATCCTTTAA
- the fliD gene encoding flagellar filament capping protein FliD — MPAFTIPGLSSGQDTNLIVKKLVELEAKPIRRLEQQNSFNKAQVKAWNDLKVVTTDLQNKTRALISFTAPFAMKNIVSEPEGVVSGDASRSASAGKRKIEIKELATYHQISGEKTDANKQIPAGKFKIFSGDSEKEIEFSGGTIRDLASSIKISAAGLVNTGLVKVDGDNYVLTLTAGLSGKEQKLKFEDTSGILQTANLVGATEPADPPKVLNFFPEADQTSVFQPEKYGIATDAKPIYKEENDKKWIEITSVGSFQFGIPTTELKKNARVELVTSTEFAPEDKLELGILYKENNKEKMIFETASKQEGKIVLNLKSFPSGQKAHKILFVNSSDKTVILDSFHVVIPGEFKGAKPAKEIAEAKDAVFLIDGIEVNRPKNEGLTDVLDGVSLNLLKKTEAPASIDIKTDSDKGVEMLKEFVAAYNTVLKFGKEATAVDKNAQIKDGKEDSGEIGQSFWEGKSKSGLLSGEHTVLRLIAGMKTVASSSYPISGENAVRMLSDIGISTGNVGSKWANIQDGFLILDEEKLRSKIAENPDSVRNLFAIDTNSDARMDTGVAVDLLEHIKPYTQDTGGLVTGKMKMLEEQVTDNNKKIKEYENHLVSYEKKLKSKFLYMEQGVGKNKAVGAYLNNNLKGAKNE, encoded by the coding sequence ATGCCCGCATTTACGATTCCAGGACTTAGCTCCGGTCAAGATACAAATTTGATCGTAAAAAAATTGGTGGAACTGGAAGCAAAGCCGATCCGTCGGCTTGAGCAACAGAATTCGTTTAACAAAGCTCAAGTAAAAGCGTGGAACGACCTCAAAGTAGTTACGACCGACTTGCAGAATAAAACAAGAGCGCTCATATCTTTTACCGCTCCTTTTGCGATGAAGAATATCGTCTCCGAACCGGAAGGTGTCGTTAGTGGGGATGCTTCTCGTTCTGCGAGCGCCGGTAAACGTAAAATCGAAATTAAGGAACTTGCAACTTATCATCAGATCTCCGGAGAAAAGACGGACGCGAACAAACAGATTCCTGCAGGTAAGTTCAAAATCTTTTCGGGAGATTCCGAGAAGGAAATCGAATTTTCCGGAGGAACGATTCGAGATTTGGCTTCTTCCATTAAAATTTCCGCCGCGGGTCTTGTGAATACCGGGCTTGTCAAAGTGGACGGCGATAATTACGTTCTTACGTTAACTGCGGGGCTATCGGGCAAAGAGCAGAAACTGAAATTCGAAGATACGAGCGGAATTTTACAAACAGCCAATCTCGTGGGTGCGACCGAACCGGCGGATCCTCCTAAGGTGTTGAACTTTTTTCCAGAAGCGGATCAAACCTCCGTTTTTCAACCGGAGAAATACGGAATCGCAACGGATGCAAAGCCGATTTACAAGGAAGAAAACGACAAGAAGTGGATAGAGATCACGAGCGTGGGTTCGTTTCAGTTCGGAATTCCCACCACGGAGTTGAAAAAGAACGCGAGGGTAGAACTTGTAACCTCCACCGAGTTCGCGCCGGAAGACAAACTAGAATTAGGAATTCTTTATAAAGAAAACAATAAGGAGAAAATGATTTTCGAGACGGCTTCTAAACAGGAAGGAAAAATCGTCCTCAATCTAAAGTCCTTCCCTTCCGGTCAAAAGGCGCATAAGATTCTTTTTGTAAATTCGAGCGATAAAACCGTAATATTAGATTCTTTTCATGTAGTGATTCCGGGAGAATTCAAAGGAGCCAAACCGGCAAAGGAAATCGCCGAAGCGAAAGACGCGGTGTTTCTGATCGACGGGATCGAGGTCAATCGTCCCAAAAACGAAGGACTTACGGATGTTTTGGACGGAGTTTCTTTGAACCTTCTCAAAAAAACCGAAGCACCAGCGAGCATTGACATCAAAACGGATTCGGACAAAGGTGTTGAGATGCTCAAGGAATTTGTCGCCGCATACAACACCGTTTTGAAATTCGGAAAGGAAGCGACCGCGGTGGATAAAAACGCGCAGATCAAGGACGGAAAAGAGGACTCCGGTGAAATCGGTCAGAGCTTTTGGGAAGGAAAATCTAAATCCGGTCTTTTATCAGGAGAACATACCGTGCTTCGTTTGATCGCCGGAATGAAAACCGTCGCGAGTTCTTCTTATCCCATAAGCGGGGAAAACGCTGTAAGAATGTTAAGCGACATCGGAATCAGCACCGGAAACGTCGGGAGCAAATGGGCCAATATTCAGGACGGGTTCCTGATTTTGGACGAAGAAAAACTCCGGTCTAAAATTGCGGAAAATCCGGATTCCGTGCGGAATCTTTTTGCGATTGATACTAACTCCGATGCGAGAATGGATACGGGAGTTGCCGTTGATCTTCTCGAACACATAAAACCTTATACTCAGGATACGGGCGGACTTGTAACCGGGAAGATGAAGATGCTCGAAGAACAAGTCACCGATAACAACAAGAAGATTAAGGAATACGAAAATCATCTCGTGAGTTACGAGAAAAAACTGAAGTCCAAATTTCTTTATATGGAACAAGGAGTCGGTAAAAACAAAGCGGTCGGGGCCTATTTGAATAATAATCTCAAAGGCGCCAAAAACGAGTGA
- a CDS encoding SpoIIE family protein phosphatase, which produces MNPYILIPFSTLIINGFLFAYVSALKGKSETVTLYQRYSFLLFLWHVSLILYWSFLPDNWPTIVFKASSFSWIFIGLLFFEFAVRFTNSSYRFTIYFFRGFCLVSFLLTISTDLVVAGTIRAYWGDMILTGPLYLPISNFVSVIPTLVGCFILIRNGFRSSNPLLKQQSRLVAYGTILTFLFSFTTTLLPRYWNPSLTFPPLSGSATLIQSICIFIAIHKYGFMDLKLERIALRLYSEIREGLILLSSKGTLLFSNLSARKMLHLPDNVNLGSNFDLKDYLEDFPSDSFFERKEFVNLSVKTEDLSQDSPGEFLQIIENKYLEVSSSPISLSGKNRDKVYILRDITEKKNALDKIRRLLYRLDLDLDFARDIQQMITTRDFPDSLDYKIYSHFQPYVKVGGDILKVIKEKDESLHILFGDVSGHGISAAMVAAMISIAFNAATGRSRSTDKNLLFIHELLKDTITLHSLSSVYMRYISYKRKLEYSYGGHHAGLLIRNGICNPIEGSGEILFATLSPKIQRYELDLIKGDRILFYSDGLFEVKNSEGNVLGKDHFLEAVSSLIVEDTNSMIRSILSYSGSYGEGEVSDDITIFCLEIL; this is translated from the coding sequence ATGAATCCATACATTCTGATTCCTTTTTCGACTTTAATCATAAACGGGTTTTTGTTCGCCTATGTAAGCGCACTTAAAGGAAAATCCGAAACGGTTACTCTCTATCAAAGATACTCTTTTTTACTTTTTCTCTGGCACGTTTCTCTCATCCTCTATTGGTCCTTCTTGCCAGACAACTGGCCGACAATCGTCTTCAAAGCGTCTTCTTTTTCTTGGATCTTTATCGGTCTTTTATTTTTTGAATTCGCGGTTCGATTTACAAATTCTTCTTATCGATTTACGATCTACTTCTTCAGAGGCTTTTGCCTCGTTTCATTTTTGTTAACGATCAGCACAGATTTGGTGGTAGCAGGAACGATTCGCGCTTATTGGGGAGATATGATCCTCACTGGTCCTTTGTATCTTCCCATTAGCAACTTTGTAAGTGTAATCCCTACGTTAGTCGGCTGTTTCATTCTAATTCGAAACGGATTTCGCTCTTCCAATCCGCTTTTAAAACAACAATCCAGACTTGTCGCCTATGGAACGATTCTTACATTTCTGTTCAGTTTCACAACAACTCTTCTCCCGAGATATTGGAACCCTTCCCTTACATTTCCTCCATTAAGTGGCAGCGCCACGCTCATACAATCGATCTGCATTTTTATAGCGATCCATAAATACGGATTTATGGATTTAAAGTTGGAACGTATCGCGCTACGACTTTATTCTGAAATCAGGGAAGGACTGATTCTTCTTTCTTCCAAAGGAACCCTTCTTTTCAGCAATTTATCCGCGAGAAAAATGTTGCATCTTCCCGACAATGTAAATCTCGGATCGAATTTCGATCTAAAAGATTATCTGGAAGATTTCCCTTCCGACTCCTTTTTTGAAAGAAAAGAATTCGTCAATTTAAGCGTAAAAACAGAAGATCTTTCCCAGGATTCTCCAGGAGAATTTTTGCAAATTATAGAAAACAAATATCTGGAAGTTTCCTCCTCTCCGATTTCTCTTTCCGGAAAAAATCGAGACAAGGTCTATATACTCAGAGACATTACCGAAAAGAAAAATGCGCTTGATAAGATTAGAAGATTATTATATAGATTAGACTTGGATCTGGATTTTGCAAGAGACATCCAGCAAATGATTACCACTCGGGACTTCCCGGATTCACTAGATTATAAAATCTATTCTCACTTTCAACCTTACGTTAAAGTGGGCGGAGATATTTTGAAGGTGATCAAAGAAAAGGATGAAAGCTTGCACATTCTTTTCGGAGACGTTTCCGGACATGGTATTTCCGCGGCGATGGTAGCGGCGATGATTTCGATAGCGTTCAACGCGGCTACGGGAAGAAGTAGATCTACGGACAAGAATCTTCTTTTTATACATGAGCTTTTAAAAGACACGATCACTCTCCACTCCCTTTCCTCCGTATATATGAGATATATCTCTTACAAAAGAAAATTAGAATATAGTTATGGAGGGCACCACGCGGGTTTGTTGATTAGAAATGGAATCTGTAACCCTATCGAAGGTTCGGGAGAAATTCTTTTTGCAACGTTGTCCCCGAAAATCCAAAGATACGAACTTGACTTGATAAAAGGCGACAGGATTCTTTTCTATTCGGATGGTTTGTTCGAAGTAAAAAATAGCGAAGGGAACGTTTTAGGAAAAGATCATTTCTTAGAAGCAGTCAGTTCCCTGATTGTAGAAGACACAAATTCCATGATCCGCTCGATCCTCTCCTACTCCGGTTCCTACGGAGAGGGAGAAGTATCTGACGACATAACGATTTTTTGTTTGGAAATTCTTTAA